The DNA sequence TCCATGCGGACGATGCCGTCGAAGGTGGCGAACCTGGCGCGCTGCGCCGCGGGCAGCTTCGCTTCTGCCGCAGCCAGGTCGCGGGCCAGCGCCTGCGCATCCGCAGCGCTCAGGCCGGCGTCCTGAAGCGCCGGGGCGTGGCGGATGCCGTCGCCCGCACACAGCACGACGCGCCAGCTCCCGTCGCCGTTGCGCGCCATCAGCGCCCGGCCGCCGCGCTCACCCTGCGTCCAGCCCGCCACGGCGTGTGCGCCGCGCAGCACGATCGGCTCGACCTTCAGCCGCGCGTCGGGCTTGTCCCAGGTCTTCATCATCACGTGGCGGATGGCCTGGGTGTCGTCGGCCGCGTGGACGGCCACGGGGGCCAGCAAGGCGACGATCAGGGCGGCGGCGGGCATGAAGCGGTTCAGGTTCAGCATGGGAATCTCCGGAAACGACAAGGTGAAAAAGCGGGAATCAGGGTTGAAGAGAAGCCTGCGTGATCAGGCGCAGCCCGACCCAGCGCGAGGTGCGCTCGGCGCCCCGCTCCGCACCGGCCTCGGCGATCACGCGCCAGCCCTCGGACGGCTGCAGCGCGAGACTGCCCGCGAGCCGGTGCATCGGCTGGTTCGTGGCGAGGCCGGCGTCCTGGGCCACGCCCGTCGCGCCCGGCCCTTCCAGGCGGTGGCGGGCGACCAGCCGCTCGGCGCGCAGGCCGAGTTGCCAGCGCGCGTCCAGCGACCAGACCGCGTCGAGCCAACCGCCGGTGGTGCGGCCACGGTAGTCGGCCGACCCGCTCAGGGAATCCAGCGTGCCCCGCTCGTGCTGCGACAGGCCGGCCAGCGTCAGCACCAGCGGCAGGTCGTGCGGCGTCCAGCGCAGGCTCGCCCCGACCACCACGCTGCGCCCGTCAAAGCAGGTGACGCCGACCAGGCTGCGGGCGCAGTCCGGCTGCGAGTGGGTGTGTCCCGCCGTGGAACTCGCCGCGTAGGCGCCGCGCGACCGAGGCACCAGCCGCATCGCGAAGCCGTCGGCGGTCCATTCGCCCTGCCCCGCGCGCAGGTGCAGGCTCGGTGCCACGGCGGCGGCGGCCGAACCCGGAAACGCCTTCGCCCGCCACAGGCCGACACCCACCGTCTGCAGCCCGTCGTCTTGCCCGTCGCCGCGGCGCCAGCGCAGGTGAACACCGTCGTCGATCCAGTCGCCATCGGACACCGCGCGCCGGATCAGCGGCGTCTGCGCGTAGCGGTCGAGGTGGCCGGCCTCCGTCAACACGGTGCCCATTGGCACGGCCATGCGCCCCACCGACAGGCTGAGCGGGTCGTCCCCGAGCCGGTAGCGGGCTTCACCCGTCGCCGTCTCGACGTGCGCCGCGCCCTGCCCGTGCCAGCCAACCGCCAGCCGCGCACCGAGTTGCACGCCACCGGCCGTGTCGGCACGGAACGCACCGCCCAGCATGGCGTGCTCCACGTGCAGACCGCGCCGGTCATCCGCCGTCTGTCCGCTGCCGAGCACGCCCGACCAGCGTGGCATTGGCCAGGACTGGTTTGCCTTGATGGCGGACAGGGCCGCCGCCGCGTTCAGGCGCCAGCCGGCGGTACCGGGCAAAGCGTCTTCCTCGGCCTCGTGGGCGCGGACCAGGCCGCCGCTCAGCACGCCCGCCGCGATCAGCGCGGCCACCAGGGCACCACGCGGTCCACCCCGCAGGAATCGGTTGTTGCGCATCAGGGGCCTCACTGGAACGGGTCCGAAAAACGCGGATCGGTCAGCAGATCCTCGTCGGTGAGCGTCTTCAGAAAGGCCACCAGATCAGCCTTGTCCTGTGCGGTCAGGCTGATCGCGGCGACCAGATCGCTCTTGAAGGGGTTGTTTCGACCATCACC is a window from the Sphaerotilus montanus genome containing:
- a CDS encoding copper uptake system-associated protein; its protein translation is MLNLNRFMPAAALIVALLAPVAVHAADDTQAIRHVMMKTWDKPDARLKVEPIVLRGAHAVAGWTQGERGGRALMARNGDGSWRVVLCAGDGIRHAPALQDAGLSAADAQALARDLAAAEAKLPAAQRARFATFDGIVRMDAHGQHPPASDAAHGHAQHKAH